A single genomic interval of Dysidea avara chromosome 8, odDysAvar1.4, whole genome shotgun sequence harbors:
- the LOC136263805 gene encoding uncharacterized protein, giving the protein MTLREEEADKIDILFSKFEAYCKPKQNVTIERYRFNTRAQDEEETIDQYVTELRLIAKNCGYGDLEDQLVRDRIVYGTNSEEVRQRLLRIDDLSLQKAISVCRVDAESRKSSKYIAETSGEVFGLRSSNKPHRFRREVTKDTKKFTEGPRRPCGCCGPVHNRKQCPAYGKRCHKCNKLNHFSKYCRSSNRTTDAIEQCEDPTDSDDAESLFIDAIKNDTELTLSDCYTTLQVEGSAVKFKVDTGSQVNILPLR; this is encoded by the coding sequence ATGACCCTCAGAGAGGAGGAAGCTGATAAGATTGACATACTCTTCTCCAAATTTGAAGCATATTGCAAGCCGAAACAAAATGTGACGATCGAGCGATATCGTTTTAACACTCGCGCACAGGACGAAGAAGAAACAATTGACCAATACGTGACAGAGTTGagactcattgcaaagaactgTGGCTATGGCGACCTGGAAGACCAGTTAGTTCGAGACAGGATAGTTTATGGAACTAACTCAGAAGAGGTGAGACAGCGTCTATTACGAATTGACGATCTATCACTTCAGAAGGCTATCTCCGTTTGTCGTGTGGACGCAGAGTCCAGGAAGAGCTCCAAGTATATTGCTGAGACGAGTGGAGAAGTGTTTGGTCTAAGGTCTAGCAATAAACCACACAGGTTCCGAAGAGAAGTCACCAAAGATACCAAGAAATTCACAGAAGGTCCAAGGCGTCCTTGTGGTTGTTGTGGTCCTGTGCACAATAGAAAGCAGTGCCCAGCATATGGCAAACGCTGCCACAAGTGCAACAAGCTCAATCATTTCTCCAAATACTGCAGAAGTTCTAATCGCACAACAGATGCAATCGAACAATGTGAGGATCCCACGGATTCAGATGATGCCGAATCACTTTTTATTGATGCTATCAAAAATGACACAGAACTCACTCTTAGTGATTGTTATACCACACTTCAAGTTGAAGGCTCAGCAGTTAAGTTCAAAGTCGACACTGGCTCACAGGTTAACATTTTGCCACTGAGATAA